ATTCACTTTCACTATCGTTTTTGTATTCAAAAGCTTAGCAGAGATTTATATGGGATTAATAAAGAAAGTTAATTTGTGTGCTGTCGATATTGTGTTGGGGTTAAATTGGTGTGTTTTTTGAATACTCGGTTAAAATAAGAGACATCAGAATATCCTACTCTAAATGCAATTGAGGCTACTTTTTCATCAGGGTGTTGCTCTAGCAGTACCTTTGATAGTGCAACCCTTTTGTTACTGAGATATTGTTGAAAGCTGATTTTTTTATGCTTTTTGAAAAACTTAGAAAAATAAGTTGTAGAGAAACTGGCTAGTTTAGCAAGGTCTTCTTCACGAATATCTTGTGTGATATTGTCTTCTATGTAGGAATCAATCTTTACTAATCGAGTATAGATATTCCCTTTATTTGAAGGGGCAATATTATTAGTCTGTTGAATGATGCTTTCTAATTGCTCTTCAAAGGTTTTAGCCTTTGAGAGGGTATGAAAATGAGAAATTACAGCGGGTTGCAGTTCAACTTCATATCTAGGTAGTAGACTGACTACAATCAATGACTTATTCAAGTTGTTGCAAATATTTTGAGCAAGCTTAAACAACTCAATGACATCTTTGTCGAGTAAAAAATAAGCACATTTAATGTCAGGGCGGGTTAGCACTGAAATGTCTCGACCAAAGTTTAAAAAAAGTTGCTCGAGTTGCGCTGGGGCGTGTTCACTTATCCGTGTGAAATCACCACCTATCCAAAAGTGTTTAGATTCCATAACCATCTTCCTTGATTTGCTCCTCATCCTTGGGAGCTGAGTACAGTTTAGTCCAATATGGCAAGATTATGCAATAAAGTGACTAGCTCATTGTATAAACTATGACCTATGATCACATTATCCGATGAATAGATTCTGTTGGAGAACAAAAATGAGACGTCAGGTGCATTATTTTCAGCAATTCATGCAAGATCAGGAAGGGTTAACCGTGGTTGAGTACGTGGTAGCTGCTGCTTTGCTAGTAGGGGCTTTGGTGGTTTTCTTTACTGGTTATGAGGTGACCCTTTCAGGAAAAATCAATCAGACCGTATCAAGCTTACCAGAAGGCAACTAATCATTATGATTTGGATTATGTTGACTTGAAATGCTCCATTTTAGCAACAAAATCCTAACATTGTTTAAGTGAGATGCTTACAATTTGTGAGTCCAGTTAAGGGACTGACTTTTGGAGAGATATTATGGACAATTTTAAAAATATTAAAGCTTTTCTCGATAATGAAGAAGGGTTGACGGTTGTTGAATACGTTATTGGTGCATCACTTCTAGTTGCTGCCATAACGACTATATTCACAACCCTTGGTACTCAGTTAGATGGAAAATTATCGAATATTATTGCAGGCATTTCTGGCTAACTGTATTGAATCTCGGTTCTATAGTCGTAATGCTGTAAACGTGTAATATATAATTATTAATAGATGCTCAGTTAATTATTTAAGATTAAGATTGCAAATCTTAATTGACCATGATTTCACCTGGGAATTATTACTCATTTAAAATAAAAAATTAACACGTTGCTACTGATTGGTTCCAATCACAGAAGGTATTGAGTACATAGTTATACCCTAACTATGTACCTTTTCAACTATGCAAATCTCAATTCTAGTTTGGATTCTATTAATAATGGTTTCCATTAAAGATATAACTGAAAATAAAATACCCAATAAGTTATTACTTATGATCCTGTTTATTAATACATTATTATTAATATCAAATGGTATTTTTTTAGTTGAACATATAATTGGATTTGGAGCAATGTTAGCTTGCTCTTTGCTGCTTTACGTTCTCAAAATAATGTCTCCTGGAGATGTAAAACTGCTCTCGGTTATCGGATACGTAGTCGGGTGGGGATCTCTTCTAGAGGCTAGTTTCTGGATTCTAATGGCTGCCGGTATATTAGGTGTATTCACGGCACTGATGAATATTAGCCGTTTGGGTGTTACCAAT
Above is a genomic segment from Vibrio gallicus containing:
- a CDS encoding Flp family type IVb pilin produces the protein MRRQVHYFQQFMQDQEGLTVVEYVVAAALLVGALVVFFTGYEVTLSGKINQTVSSLPEGN
- a CDS encoding Flp family type IVb pilin, which produces MDNFKNIKAFLDNEEGLTVVEYVIGASLLVAAITTIFTTLGTQLDGKLSNIIAGISG
- a CDS encoding prepilin peptidase: MQISILVWILLIMVSIKDITENKIPNKLLLMILFINTLLLISNGIFLVEHIIGFGAMLACSLLLYVLKIMSPGDVKLLSVIGYVVGWGSLLEASFWILMAAGILGVFTALMNISRLGVTNPLLVCMDPSLLLKSNLDTSHSIYGNKLVMPFAPAVTLGLAFSSILQ
- a CDS encoding helix-turn-helix transcriptional regulator; translated protein: MESKHFWIGGDFTRISEHAPAQLEQLFLNFGRDISVLTRPDIKCAYFLLDKDVIELFKLAQNICNNLNKSLIVVSLLPRYEVELQPAVISHFHTLSKAKTFEEQLESIIQQTNNIAPSNKGNIYTRLVKIDSYIEDNITQDIREEDLAKLASFSTTYFSKFFKKHKKISFQQYLSNKRVALSKVLLEQHPDEKVASIAFRVGYSDVSYFNRVFKKHTNLTPTQYRQHTN